A DNA window from Terriglobales bacterium contains the following coding sequences:
- a CDS encoding ROK family protein produces the protein MKVLVIDVGGTHVKVHRPGHKEPVKIPSGPTMTAKQMVADVKKVAAGWKYSAVSIGYPGAVVHGRPVSEPYHLGRGWVGFDFTRAFGRPVKVVNDAAMQALGSYEGGRMLFLGLGTGLGSALIVDGVLQPMELAHLPYRKGRTFEDYVGLAGLKRLGRKKWRRCMADVVKRLQAAVQADYVVLGGGNVRLLKTLPAKACLGDNSNAFLGGSRLWKKPSSSGRRHLGPCDKHPS, from the coding sequence ATGAAGGTTCTGGTGATCGATGTCGGAGGCACTCACGTGAAGGTGCATCGCCCGGGGCACAAGGAGCCTGTCAAGATCCCCTCCGGGCCGACGATGACTGCGAAACAGATGGTCGCGGACGTGAAGAAGGTCGCAGCTGGATGGAAGTATTCCGCAGTGTCGATCGGTTATCCGGGCGCGGTCGTTCACGGACGACCTGTCAGCGAACCCTACCATCTTGGGCGCGGTTGGGTCGGCTTCGATTTCACCCGAGCATTCGGCCGTCCCGTCAAGGTGGTCAACGACGCAGCCATGCAAGCACTGGGGAGTTACGAGGGAGGGCGCATGCTCTTCCTGGGCTTGGGCACCGGGCTGGGTTCGGCACTGATCGTTGATGGAGTCCTCCAACCCATGGAACTGGCGCACCTGCCTTACCGAAAGGGACGAACCTTTGAGGACTATGTAGGTTTGGCGGGCCTAAAGCGCCTGGGAAGGAAGAAGTGGCGTCGCTGTATGGCTGACGTCGTGAAGCGGTTGCAGGCAGCAGTGCAGGCTGACTACGTCGTGCTGGGCGGAGGCAATGTGAGGTTGCTCAAAACACTTCCAGCCAAGGCTTGTTTGGGCGACAACTCCAACGCGTTCCTCGGTGGATCTCGACTCTGGAAGAAACCGAGCAGCAGTGGCCGCAGACATCTCGGTCCATGCGACAAGCACCCGTCTTAG